One Thermicanus aegyptius DSM 12793 DNA segment encodes these proteins:
- a CDS encoding M23 family metallopeptidase, whose protein sequence is MMIPEVMNHMDKEKEATTAKEVASQEEKKDLRRSNPTGLPKSWKRFLSKKWVFPAVYLGTLALILALIFWYPSSTQPTLDKDGALPDLVNNTDQGLAGKGEESMPVATPEEHLAWPVREGLQFSIARTFYDDQAGDEQKAQAVVHYAGGYYPNTGIDITANGESFDVIAAGSGDVIRAEKDPAVGNVIWIQHGNNRVTVYESLDELKVKKGDKVKQGDLLGKAGRNNFGKDLGVHLHFEVRDQDTPLNPIAILPEMK, encoded by the coding sequence ATGATGATTCCTGAGGTGATGAATCACATGGATAAAGAAAAAGAAGCAACAACCGCCAAAGAAGTGGCGTCACAAGAAGAGAAGAAGGATCTCCGCCGGTCAAATCCGACAGGCCTGCCGAAATCCTGGAAGCGATTTTTAAGCAAGAAATGGGTTTTCCCGGCCGTTTACCTAGGCACTCTCGCGCTCATCCTCGCCCTTATTTTCTGGTATCCGTCTTCGACACAACCTACCCTGGATAAGGATGGGGCGTTGCCGGATCTCGTTAACAACACCGACCAGGGCTTGGCCGGCAAAGGAGAAGAGAGCATGCCTGTAGCAACCCCTGAGGAGCATCTTGCTTGGCCGGTGAGGGAAGGGCTTCAATTTAGCATCGCCCGTACATTCTACGATGACCAAGCCGGCGATGAACAAAAAGCCCAGGCGGTTGTTCACTATGCGGGCGGCTACTATCCCAATACAGGCATTGACATTACCGCCAATGGAGAAAGTTTTGATGTCATCGCGGCAGGAAGCGGTGACGTGATCCGGGCCGAGAAGGATCCGGCGGTGGGAAACGTGATCTGGATCCAGCATGGGAACAACCGGGTTACCGTCTATGAGAGCTTGGACGAACTCAAGGTAAAAAAGGGAGACAAAGTAAAGCAGGGAGATCTGTTGGGCAAGGCAGGCAGGAACAACTTCGGGAAAGATCTGGGTGTTCACCTCCACTTTGAGGTGCGGGAT
- the spoIID gene encoding stage II sporulation protein D produces MYFERYFTKRTYIGFLFLLFSVSSLTALIFAGSSLRVSNAFPREEAAVPATSSLANGDLHNLSIEVPVYRVGKKVVEKLPLEEYLIGVVAGEMPAEFPLEALKAQAITARTYLIRRIVDRDFADVPGGAFVKDSIDHQVYLGTEELKKAWGKDYEWKTDKIRKAVYETEGLVLTYDGRPITATFFSTSNGRTENAEEYWSEPYPYLKSVPSPWDEKSPEFAQTTRLPLKEVSAKLGITIAGPAEDWSGVLKWTTGGQIASIRIGGKMFTGREVRERLKLPSATFWWEVNGDDLVIKTKGYGHGVGMSQWGASGMAKEGKKAEEILTYYYKGVSLEDYRNWIAEK; encoded by the coding sequence TTGTATTTTGAGCGGTATTTCACCAAACGGACCTACATCGGCTTCTTGTTCCTTCTATTTTCTGTAAGCTCTCTCACCGCCCTGATCTTCGCAGGTTCATCCCTTAGAGTAAGTAATGCTTTCCCAAGGGAAGAAGCGGCCGTTCCGGCAACTTCGTCGTTAGCAAATGGAGATCTTCATAACCTATCCATTGAGGTCCCGGTCTATCGAGTGGGTAAGAAAGTGGTGGAGAAGCTCCCTTTGGAAGAATATCTCATCGGCGTTGTGGCAGGGGAGATGCCTGCAGAATTTCCATTGGAAGCTTTAAAAGCGCAGGCCATCACCGCCAGGACCTACCTGATTCGCCGCATTGTAGATCGAGACTTTGCCGACGTTCCGGGAGGAGCTTTCGTGAAAGACAGCATCGATCATCAGGTTTACTTAGGGACGGAGGAGCTTAAGAAAGCCTGGGGAAAGGACTACGAGTGGAAAACGGACAAGATCCGAAAAGCGGTCTATGAAACGGAGGGGCTTGTCCTAACCTACGATGGGCGTCCCATCACCGCCACCTTTTTCTCCACCAGCAACGGCCGAACTGAAAATGCAGAAGAATACTGGAGTGAACCTTATCCCTATCTGAAGAGCGTTCCTTCCCCCTGGGATGAAAAATCTCCGGAATTCGCTCAAACGACCCGTCTCCCCTTGAAAGAAGTGTCGGCTAAACTCGGCATTACCATTGCAGGTCCTGCAGAAGATTGGTCCGGTGTCTTAAAGTGGACCACCGGAGGACAAATCGCTTCCATTCGCATCGGAGGAAAAATGTTCACCGGCAGAGAGGTACGGGAACGGCTAAAGCTCCCTTCCGCCACTTTTTGGTGGGAAGTGAATGGAGACGACCTTGTGATCAAGACAAAAGGCTATGGCCATGGCGTAGGAATGAGCCAGTGGGGGGCAAGCGGCATGGCAAAAGAGGGAAAGAAAGCGGAGGAGATTCTCACCTACTACTATAAAGGCGTAAGTTTGGAAGATTATAGGAACTGGATTGCCGAAAAATAA
- a CDS encoding S8 family serine peptidase: MKSLKGILAFLLAIALISLPVSSALAQNGERAVKKESPSVGEKRESLADQNRNKLSDSLDAKLQVSGEEESLPVIVLFKDDSSSLENWEKNLAKDKIRQKYTHIPGFAANLTKKEIESLQNAPEVVRIDYDETVYALLGSANDSFGISKARTDFGVDGNRDGLSTYSKDDIVIAVIDTGIDTNHVDLNGGKVIGWKDFVSGKTSPYDDNGHGTHVASIAAGEGEANSSYKGVAPGAALVGLKVLDRNGSGTMSNVTAAIDWAISNKAAYGIEVLNLSLGTSGSSDGTDTTSLAVNRAVDAGLTVVVAAGNSGPSQYTVGSPGAAEKAITVAAMGDLGENGFYLAGFSSRGYTADGRVKPDIAAPGVNITAAKAGTTNGYVTYSGTSMATPFTAGTVALMLDANPSLTPVSIKNLLGSTAIDWGPSGKDIDYGFGRLDGYQAIAQAGGWSGTGPAVPNHLYQSGSLASSGKSITYAMNVTSTSFPIAVTLILGGSQDFDLYLYDPSGALVGRSEGTTRQETIAFTPSKTGNYTIEVYSYSGSGTFFFDASYK; the protein is encoded by the coding sequence GTGAAATCTTTGAAGGGGATCCTTGCTTTTCTGTTGGCGATCGCGCTTATTTCTTTACCGGTATCCTCCGCATTGGCTCAGAATGGGGAGAGGGCCGTAAAAAAAGAGAGTCCCTCCGTTGGTGAAAAGAGGGAGAGTTTGGCAGACCAAAATCGGAATAAGCTCTCTGATTCCCTCGATGCAAAGCTTCAGGTTTCCGGCGAAGAAGAATCTCTTCCTGTCATCGTTCTATTTAAGGATGACTCTTCATCACTGGAAAACTGGGAAAAGAATCTTGCAAAAGATAAGATAAGGCAAAAATATACCCATATTCCAGGTTTCGCAGCGAATCTGACCAAGAAGGAGATTGAGAGTTTGCAAAACGCTCCGGAGGTGGTGCGAATTGATTATGACGAGACCGTTTATGCATTGCTAGGGAGCGCCAACGACTCATTCGGTATCTCCAAGGCCAGAACGGATTTTGGTGTCGACGGGAACCGGGATGGCTTGAGTACCTATTCGAAGGATGATATTGTGATCGCCGTCATTGATACCGGAATCGACACAAACCATGTGGATCTGAATGGGGGCAAGGTGATCGGTTGGAAAGATTTTGTTTCCGGGAAGACTTCTCCCTACGATGACAACGGGCATGGGACCCATGTTGCCAGCATCGCAGCCGGAGAGGGAGAGGCCAATTCTAGCTATAAAGGAGTAGCCCCAGGTGCAGCTTTAGTAGGACTGAAAGTATTGGACCGCAACGGAAGCGGCACCATGAGCAATGTGACAGCGGCCATTGACTGGGCGATCAGCAATAAAGCGGCTTACGGCATTGAAGTTTTAAACCTCTCCCTTGGAACGAGCGGCAGTTCGGATGGAACGGATACCACCTCATTGGCGGTGAACCGTGCAGTAGATGCAGGGCTTACCGTCGTAGTGGCAGCCGGAAATTCCGGGCCTTCCCAATACACCGTCGGTTCCCCCGGAGCAGCGGAGAAAGCTATTACGGTAGCCGCCATGGGAGATCTAGGAGAAAATGGATTTTATTTGGCCGGATTTTCCAGCAGGGGTTATACCGCCGATGGGCGGGTAAAACCGGATATTGCTGCGCCTGGAGTAAATATTACGGCGGCAAAAGCGGGAACAACCAACGGTTATGTCACCTATAGCGGTACCAGCATGGCGACCCCCTTTACCGCAGGAACGGTTGCCCTGATGTTGGACGCGAACCCTTCCCTTACACCGGTAAGTATAAAAAACTTGTTAGGTAGTACGGCCATCGACTGGGGTCCTTCCGGAAAAGATATTGATTATGGATTCGGAAGGCTGGATGGGTACCAGGCGATCGCCCAGGCAGGTGGGTGGAGTGGAACAGGACCCGCAGTACCCAATCACCTGTACCAGAGCGGCAGTTTAGCGAGTAGCGGCAAATCCATCACATATGCCATGAACGTTACATCTACCTCTTTCCCCATAGCCGTCACATTAATTCTGGGAGGCAGTCAAGATTTTGATCTTTATCTGTATGACCCAAGCGGGGCCTTGGTAGGCAGATCTGAAGGAACGACGCGCCAAGAGACGATTGCCTTTACTCCGTCTAAGACAGGGAATTACACCATTGAAGTTTATTCCTACTCGGGCAGCGGAACCTTTTTCTTTGATGCAAGCTATAAATAG
- the murA gene encoding UDP-N-acetylglucosamine 1-carboxyvinyltransferase — translation MERLIIHGGKPLYGTIRVHGAKNAVLPIMAASLLAEEGVSMLDEVPYLQDVKTMKEVLLSLGVKIEEGDRWVLDSRELTSVEAPYELIGQMRASFLVMGPLLARMGKVKLSFPGGCAIGNRPIDQHLKGFEALGAKIRYEQGYIEAECPKLIGTSIYLDIPSVGATENIMMAACLARGETVIENAAEEPEITDLANFLNGMGAKIRGAGTDTIRIEGVSHLHGTVHTVIPDRIEAGTYMVAFAITEGEGFIEGVIAAHLTPVIAKLREMGVYVSEEERGIHVVGTQKLKPVDIKTLPYPGFPTDMQAQFMALLTKAAGTSVLTETIFENRFMHVPELVRMGAKIRTDGRTAIVEKSELVGAMVQATDLRAGAALILAGLAATGTTEIGQLHHIDRGYVSIESTLKSLGAEIERKSWSEPEGDGSPQRGHHLFIPAPSIARATLK, via the coding sequence TTGGAACGACTCATCATTCACGGCGGTAAACCGCTTTATGGGACGATCAGGGTCCACGGAGCAAAGAATGCAGTACTTCCCATCATGGCTGCCTCCCTTCTGGCAGAAGAAGGGGTGTCTATGTTAGATGAAGTTCCCTATTTGCAAGATGTGAAAACCATGAAGGAAGTCCTTCTTTCCCTGGGAGTGAAAATTGAAGAAGGGGATCGATGGGTTCTCGACAGCCGGGAACTTACTTCCGTAGAGGCCCCTTATGAGTTGATCGGACAAATGCGTGCTTCCTTTTTGGTCATGGGTCCCCTTCTTGCCCGCATGGGAAAGGTTAAATTATCTTTTCCCGGGGGGTGTGCAATCGGGAATCGCCCCATCGACCAACATCTCAAAGGATTTGAAGCTTTAGGAGCAAAGATTCGATATGAGCAAGGCTACATCGAAGCCGAGTGCCCGAAACTGATCGGCACATCGATCTACCTTGACATTCCCAGTGTAGGAGCTACAGAAAACATCATGATGGCGGCGTGCCTGGCACGCGGGGAGACGGTGATCGAAAATGCGGCCGAAGAACCGGAAATCACCGATTTAGCCAACTTCCTGAACGGAATGGGGGCCAAGATCCGAGGGGCGGGAACCGATACGATTCGCATTGAGGGAGTTTCCCATCTACACGGAACGGTTCATACCGTCATCCCGGATCGGATCGAAGCCGGCACCTATATGGTTGCTTTTGCCATCACAGAGGGAGAAGGATTTATTGAGGGGGTAATCGCCGCTCATCTCACTCCGGTGATCGCAAAACTGCGGGAGATGGGCGTATACGTTTCCGAAGAGGAACGGGGAATCCATGTGGTGGGGACTCAGAAGCTGAAACCTGTAGACATTAAAACGCTCCCCTATCCAGGTTTTCCTACCGACATGCAGGCCCAGTTTATGGCTCTTTTAACGAAAGCGGCCGGTACCTCTGTTTTAACGGAGACCATTTTTGAAAATCGCTTTATGCACGTTCCGGAATTGGTTCGCATGGGGGCGAAGATTCGCACCGATGGAAGGACCGCGATTGTCGAAAAAAGCGAACTGGTTGGGGCAATGGTTCAGGCAACCGATCTTCGGGCCGGCGCTGCCCTCATTTTAGCGGGTTTGGCTGCCACAGGAACGACGGAGATCGGCCAACTTCATCACATTGATCGGGGTTATGTAAGCATCGAATCCACCTTAAAGTCCTTAGGTGCTGAGATCGAGCGAAAGTCCTGGAGCGAACCGGAAGGGGATGGAAGTCCACAGAGGGGCCACCACCTCTTTATTCCTGCACCATCAATCGCCAGGGCTACCTTAAAGTAA
- a CDS encoding DUF1146 family protein, with protein sequence MDTTSVAVAGVIQIILSILFIALSWWALQGVRWDIFLLKPNSPQAKILVLLLSILIGAQVALFFSNYFNWSSWIKFLF encoded by the coding sequence TTGGATACGACTTCCGTTGCCGTCGCCGGGGTTATACAAATTATTTTATCCATCTTGTTTATTGCCCTTTCATGGTGGGCATTACAAGGGGTCCGATGGGATATCTTTCTCCTTAAACCGAATAGTCCCCAGGCAAAAATTTTGGTCCTCCTTCTCTCCATCCTGATCGGGGCTCAGGTTGCGCTTTTTTTCAGCAACTACTTTAATTGGTCCTCCTGGATTAAGTTCCTTTTTTGA
- the nuoN gene encoding NADH-quinone oxidoreductase subunit NuoN, with amino-acid sequence MNMDFTQLPWSIMMPEIILLGTILILLLAELTRYRGEREKGDVLLPILSLLGLMIAMFSLWTLTGKVDQILNDSFRLDGFALLFKWIILGGTFLVVLLSMQDGNGEDAKSRGEYYILLLTAALGGMFMASSGDLITLFVGLELLSVSSYIMVGLRKRNIQSNEASFKYVVNGGIATATFLFGASYLYGLSGTTNLFQMAQQFAQPGFMNSFGTLVYAAFFFVVVGLSFKISTVPFHMWAPDVYQGAPTTVTAFLSVVSKAAGFAMLIRIFFTSFAWVSYQGGGTTRVILHDAAIYLAILSALSMILGNIMALRQINVKRMMAYSAIAHAGYILVPFAAYNNLMIDQVIFYLFAYLFTNLGVFALIDGVTRERGTEEIRAFAGLYHRSPFTALAMTILLLSLAGFPITAGFSGKLYILLGAIQNGNLWLASILIVTSVIAYYYYFGIIRQMYMRPGQTEAPLRLPTAVLAVMTIGLIGTLIGGFFPGQVLQWIQDPFSSNSLFQIFDGKF; translated from the coding sequence ATGAACATGGATTTTACCCAACTTCCCTGGTCGATCATGATGCCGGAAATCATCCTGCTCGGAACCATCCTGATTCTCCTTTTGGCTGAACTTACCCGTTACAGGGGGGAACGGGAAAAAGGCGATGTTCTCCTCCCCATCCTCTCCCTGCTGGGGCTTATGATTGCGATGTTTTCCCTCTGGACGCTGACGGGGAAGGTGGATCAGATATTAAATGACAGCTTCCGCCTAGATGGTTTTGCCCTTCTTTTCAAGTGGATCATCTTGGGTGGAACATTTCTTGTGGTCTTGCTTTCCATGCAGGATGGAAATGGGGAGGACGCAAAGAGCAGAGGGGAATATTATATCCTTCTCTTGACGGCAGCCCTTGGAGGCATGTTTATGGCATCCTCCGGGGACTTGATTACGCTCTTTGTCGGATTGGAGCTTCTCTCCGTTTCGTCCTACATCATGGTGGGCTTAAGGAAGAGAAACATTCAATCCAATGAGGCTTCTTTTAAATATGTGGTAAACGGCGGCATCGCCACGGCTACATTTCTCTTTGGAGCCTCTTACCTCTACGGGCTTAGCGGAACAACCAATCTCTTTCAGATGGCTCAACAATTCGCCCAACCTGGTTTCATGAATTCCTTCGGGACGCTGGTTTATGCCGCTTTCTTCTTTGTGGTCGTGGGCCTCTCCTTCAAGATCTCCACCGTTCCCTTTCATATGTGGGCACCCGATGTTTATCAAGGTGCACCGACAACGGTGACCGCCTTTCTTTCCGTCGTCTCCAAAGCGGCCGGCTTCGCCATGCTGATCCGCATTTTCTTCACATCCTTTGCATGGGTGAGCTATCAAGGAGGCGGAACTACCCGGGTCATTCTTCACGATGCGGCCATTTACCTGGCGATCCTCTCCGCTTTATCCATGATTCTCGGAAACATTATGGCCCTAAGGCAGATCAACGTGAAGCGGATGATGGCTTACTCCGCCATCGCCCATGCAGGCTATATCCTTGTCCCCTTTGCGGCCTATAACAATTTGATGATCGACCAGGTCATCTTTTACCTTTTCGCCTATCTCTTTACGAACCTGGGGGTATTTGCTTTGATTGACGGGGTAACCCGGGAGAGAGGAACGGAAGAGATTCGAGCTTTTGCCGGACTCTACCACCGCTCTCCATTCACAGCCTTGGCGATGACGATTCTTCTCCTCTCCCTGGCCGGTTTCCCGATCACCGCAGGCTTCTCCGGGAAGCTCTATATCCTCCTCGGTGCCATCCAGAATGGGAACCTTTGGCTTGCCTCCATTCTCATCGTGACCAGCGTCATCGCTTACTACTACTACTTTGGGATCATCCGGCAGATGTACATGCGGCCGGGACAGACGGAGGCGCCTCTTCGCCTTCCCACAGCCGTGCTGGCTGTGATGACGATCGGGCTCATCGGCACACTGATCGGCGGATTTTTCCCGGGGCAAGTCCTTCAATGGATCCAGGATCCATTTAGCTCCAACAGTTTATTTCAAATCTTCGACGGGAAATTTTAA
- a CDS encoding complex I subunit 4 family protein yields the protein MPYLLTSILLSPLLGILILSFIPKEKGGLLQRIGILSALLPLLLTILLFAGFDIHSAENQFTENAEWFTLTYPVADAGGQLSWQSLPIQYTLAVDGISMPLLLMTAIVGFLAAAASYQVRRRVKEYFLLFLALEIGMFGVFMAQNLLLFFIFFEVTLVTTFLLVGIWGFTNREKAANSFLLYNGLGSLIMLVAFLLLFNQLYTFDMPTIRDHLAGTTMNEGLRAGLFFAILVAFGIKLPIFPFHSWMLKVHVEAPVPIVMIHSGVLLKMGAYGLLRFGIGFFPDLAPRFAWVLALLGLVNILYGAIIAFVQRDLKRMMAFSSISHMGVVLFGLAALNAEGIQGSIFQMISHGFISALLFFMIGVIYERTGTSNIDELGGLARSMPFAGGVFLTAAMASLGLPLLSGFISEFQAFLGLFLSDLKAYAAVGTLGLILTAAYMLRTVLRTTFGPIPERWKGLNDVETKELIPIAALLALILLIGIYPAALSDPLQATITDFLGRIGG from the coding sequence ATGCCCTATCTTCTTACCTCCATTCTGCTTTCTCCCCTGTTGGGCATTCTGATTCTCTCCTTCATCCCTAAGGAGAAAGGAGGCCTTTTGCAAAGGATCGGAATCTTGTCGGCCTTGCTTCCGCTCCTGCTAACCATTCTCCTCTTTGCAGGCTTTGATATCCATAGCGCGGAGAATCAGTTCACGGAAAATGCAGAGTGGTTTACCTTAACCTATCCGGTCGCCGATGCCGGCGGCCAACTTTCCTGGCAATCGCTCCCCATCCAGTACACCCTGGCGGTGGACGGAATCTCCATGCCCCTTCTTCTTATGACGGCAATCGTGGGATTTCTGGCGGCCGCCGCCTCCTACCAGGTTCGACGCAGAGTGAAGGAATATTTCCTCCTCTTCTTAGCGTTGGAGATTGGGATGTTTGGGGTTTTTATGGCCCAAAATCTCCTTCTCTTCTTCATCTTTTTTGAAGTAACCTTGGTAACCACATTCCTCTTGGTTGGAATTTGGGGATTTACCAACAGGGAAAAAGCGGCCAATTCTTTCCTTCTTTATAATGGGCTGGGTTCCCTCATCATGTTGGTCGCTTTTCTCCTCCTCTTTAATCAACTCTATACCTTTGACATGCCGACAATCCGGGACCATCTGGCGGGAACGACGATGAACGAAGGATTGAGGGCGGGCCTGTTCTTTGCCATCCTTGTCGCCTTCGGCATCAAGCTGCCCATCTTTCCCTTTCATTCCTGGATGCTTAAGGTCCATGTGGAGGCACCCGTACCGATCGTCATGATTCACTCCGGGGTCCTCCTTAAGATGGGGGCGTACGGACTGCTTCGCTTCGGCATCGGTTTTTTCCCGGATTTGGCGCCACGCTTCGCTTGGGTGCTCGCTTTATTAGGTCTGGTCAATATTCTTTACGGAGCGATTATCGCCTTTGTACAGCGCGATTTAAAACGGATGATGGCCTTCTCCAGCATCAGCCATATGGGTGTTGTTCTTTTCGGGCTGGCTGCCTTAAATGCTGAAGGGATACAAGGGTCGATCTTCCAAATGATCTCCCATGGATTTATCTCTGCCCTCCTCTTCTTTATGATCGGGGTGATCTATGAACGGACAGGTACTTCCAACATCGACGAATTGGGGGGGCTCGCCCGCTCCATGCCGTTTGCCGGCGGGGTATTTCTCACTGCGGCCATGGCCTCTTTGGGTCTTCCCCTCCTCTCCGGGTTTATCAGCGAATTTCAAGCCTTTTTGGGCCTATTCCTGAGCGATCTGAAGGCATATGCTGCGGTCGGCACCTTGGGCCTTATTTTAACCGCCGCGTATATGCTGCGAACCGTTCTTCGGACCACCTTTGGCCCCATCCCGGAAAGATGGAAAGGACTAAACGATGTGGAAACGAAGGAGCTTATTCCCATCGCTGCCCTGTTAGCCCTTATCCTTCTGATCGGGATTTATCCGGCGGCTTTAAGCGATCCATTGCAAGCGACGATCACCGATTTTCTCGGCAGGATAGGAGGCTAG
- the nuoL gene encoding NADH-quinone oxidoreductase subunit L — protein MEFTWLIPVFPLLSFLLLAAFGRQMKEKAHYVGIGASLLSFLLSLLVLFAEIKGGEYIRNDFRWINIGGNPVTFGFEVNPLNAMMLGVVSLDSLLIHLYSVGYMHGDERYPVFYQYLGLFTFAMLGLVISPNFLQTYIFWELVGLASFLLIGFYYYKPEATAAAKKAFMMTRIGDVGLFIAIILLFLYTGSFDYSIIFNQVSAGTIPLGSLTLIAILIFIGAVGKSGQFPLHTWLPDAMEGPTPVSALIHAATMVAAGVYLVAATYPIFSTSETALWVVAIIGGFTAIFAASIGLTQTDIKRVLAYSTVSQLGYMMLALGVGGYVAGVFHLFTHAFFKALLFLAAGSIIHALNTNEIYEMGGLRKRMPVTFTVFLIGALALSGIPPFAGYFSKEMVLSAAYEKNFLLFLIALVTVFFTAVYMFKLVFVAFTGEPRHTSEVHESPWVMTFPMVILAVLSTVAGWINTPWFTPFGDWLLSNTALTGIPSGEAHEGPLWVTLASILIALFGIYMAYLFYRKHFACPIVTAFPFLHKLSRRKFYVDELYDFVFVRGLKGLGVLLAWFDRFIVGGMISLVIRIVGGIGALHARVQNGQVQLYGAIVFFGLTLLLLAFTFFAKGVLG, from the coding sequence ATGGAATTTACTTGGCTTATTCCGGTCTTTCCCCTTCTCTCCTTCCTTCTTTTGGCTGCTTTTGGCCGTCAGATGAAAGAGAAAGCCCATTATGTGGGGATCGGAGCATCCCTCCTCTCCTTTCTTCTCTCCCTTCTGGTTTTATTCGCGGAAATAAAGGGCGGAGAATATATACGGAACGACTTTCGCTGGATTAACATCGGCGGCAATCCCGTCACCTTCGGCTTTGAGGTAAATCCCCTAAATGCCATGATGCTGGGGGTGGTTTCCCTCGATAGCCTGCTCATCCATCTCTACTCGGTGGGTTACATGCATGGAGATGAACGATATCCTGTCTTTTACCAATACTTAGGTCTTTTCACTTTTGCGATGCTGGGTTTGGTCATCTCTCCTAATTTCCTACAGACCTACATATTTTGGGAATTAGTAGGGCTTGCCTCCTTCCTCCTGATCGGCTTCTACTACTATAAGCCGGAGGCAACGGCAGCTGCCAAGAAGGCTTTTATGATGACACGCATCGGGGATGTCGGTCTCTTCATCGCCATCATTCTTCTCTTCCTCTACACAGGAAGCTTTGATTATTCCATCATTTTTAACCAGGTATCGGCAGGGACCATTCCCCTCGGGAGTCTCACCTTGATCGCCATTCTCATTTTTATCGGTGCGGTGGGGAAATCGGGACAGTTCCCCCTCCATACCTGGTTGCCTGATGCCATGGAGGGCCCCACACCGGTCTCCGCCCTCATCCATGCCGCCACCATGGTGGCGGCCGGGGTTTATCTGGTCGCCGCCACCTATCCGATCTTTTCCACTTCAGAGACCGCCCTTTGGGTGGTGGCGATCATCGGCGGGTTTACCGCCATCTTTGCCGCTTCCATTGGCCTGACCCAGACGGACATAAAACGGGTGCTGGCCTACTCTACCGTGAGTCAATTGGGATACATGATGCTTGCTTTAGGGGTGGGGGGGTATGTGGCAGGGGTCTTTCATCTCTTTACCCATGCCTTTTTTAAAGCCCTTCTCTTCCTGGCCGCCGGAAGCATCATTCACGCTTTGAATACGAACGAAATCTATGAAATGGGGGGGCTGAGGAAGCGGATGCCCGTCACTTTCACCGTCTTCCTCATCGGCGCGCTGGCCCTCTCCGGGATCCCTCCTTTTGCCGGTTATTTTTCTAAAGAGATGGTCTTATCGGCCGCATATGAGAAAAATTTTCTCCTCTTTCTCATCGCTTTGGTCACCGTCTTCTTCACAGCGGTCTATATGTTCAAATTGGTTTTTGTCGCCTTTACCGGGGAACCGAGGCATACCTCAGAGGTTCACGAATCCCCCTGGGTGATGACCTTTCCCATGGTGATTTTAGCCGTTTTATCCACCGTTGCCGGCTGGATTAATACCCCGTGGTTTACTCCTTTTGGAGATTGGCTTCTTTCGAATACCGCACTAACGGGCATTCCGTCGGGTGAAGCCCATGAGGGCCCCCTCTGGGTTACCCTGGCCTCCATTTTGATCGCCCTTTTTGGAATCTACATGGCCTATCTCTTTTATCGGAAACATTTTGCCTGCCCCATCGTTACGGCTTTTCCCTTCCTTCATAAACTCTCTCGGAGGAAATTTTACGTGGATGAACTTTATGATTTTGTTTTTGTGAGGGGGTTAAAAGGGCTGGGTGTCCTCCTGGCATGGTTTGACCGCTTCATCGTCGGGGGGATGATCTCTTTGGTCATCCGGATCGTCGGCGGTATTGGCGCCCTTCACGCCAGAGTTCAGAACGGGCAGGTGCAGCTCTATGGTGCGATCGTCTTCTTTGGCCTTACCTTGCTTCTTTTAGCCTTTACTTTCTTTGCAAAGGGGGTTCTCGGATAA
- the nuoK gene encoding NADH-quinone oxidoreductase subunit NuoK produces MSVPLSTYLLLALMLFSLGLYGALTKRNAVSVLFSIELMLNAVNINLVAFSKFGMNPNIVGQIFSLFTITVAAAEVAVGLAILIALYRNRATVHVDEYDTMKR; encoded by the coding sequence ATGAGTGTTCCCCTCTCCACCTATCTTCTGCTGGCCCTCATGCTCTTTTCTTTAGGGCTCTATGGAGCTTTAACGAAGCGAAATGCGGTTTCCGTCCTGTTCAGCATCGAATTGATGTTAAACGCCGTTAACATTAACCTTGTAGCCTTCTCCAAATTTGGTATGAATCCGAATATTGTAGGGCAGATCTTTAGCCTCTTTACGATAACTGTTGCAGCTGCCGAGGTCGCCGTAGGATTAGCCATCCTCATCGCCTTATATCGAAACCGGGCGACCGTTCATGTGGACGAATACGATACGATGAAACGATAG
- a CDS encoding NADH-quinone oxidoreductase subunit J: MSGEYAAFFILAFFALSGAVFMLSFTKVIHMIFAVAFSFLSIAGLYVLLSAEFVAVVQILVYTGAVTILAVFGIMMTRHDAEEEGKGRRGQKFFSFLVVLAFLLVMAWGIQGVNWGERVTQFDKNNVLEIGQTLFNQYMIPFELVSVLLLVALIGAVIMAKEDKS, encoded by the coding sequence ATGAGCGGAGAATATGCGGCCTTCTTCATCCTCGCCTTCTTTGCGTTGAGCGGCGCCGTATTCATGCTCAGTTTCACCAAGGTGATCCACATGATCTTTGCCGTCGCTTTTAGCTTCTTAAGCATAGCCGGACTCTATGTGCTATTGTCCGCGGAGTTCGTGGCGGTGGTTCAGATCCTCGTTTACACAGGAGCCGTGACGATTTTAGCCGTCTTCGGCATTATGATGACCCGACATGATGCCGAAGAGGAAGGAAAGGGACGGAGGGGACAGAAGTTCTTCTCCTTTCTCGTTGTCCTCGCATTCCTTCTGGTTATGGCTTGGGGGATCCAAGGCGTAAACTGGGGCGAGCGGGTGACCCAGTTTGACAAAAACAATGTGCTGGAGATCGGACAAACCCTGTTCAATCAATATATGATACCGTTTGAGCTGGTTTCCGTCCTGCTCTTGGTTGCCCTTATCGGCGCGGTGATCATGGCGAAGGAGGATAAATCATGA